One window of the Vigna radiata var. radiata cultivar VC1973A chromosome 1, Vradiata_ver6, whole genome shotgun sequence genome contains the following:
- the LOC106755889 gene encoding uncharacterized protein LOC106755889, producing MISGGFVGGGSTILARKRNLRNLYGVNRAEVQKKSMPAITFSNEDFHAPNLDQDDPMVITAMIARYHVRKVFVAQGSSANILYCKTFSQMEILDEAVMSFNEQIVGFVGERVNTRGYVDLRTSLGVDKDTKELKVRFLLVDADTSYNVILGRPCLNVFRAIVSTPHLMLKYPSEDGKVHAVRANQKMARECYVAGLKLKQTSHKTRGGKSEVVMVELDMTELDPRTNAEDRVEPMGEVRPFILGGDKQVTMLGSSLTDEQARVIGRILTENKYLFAWTAADMPGIHPDVIYHKLSLFKNARPVSQKKRRLWVEKRKAVDEEVGKLLEAGFIREVKYTTWLTNVVMVRKSNDKWRMCIDFTDLNKACPKDTYPLPSIDALVDGVYGFEVLSLLDAYLGYN from the coding sequence ATGATATCAGGAGGATTTGTGGGCGGGGGTTCAACGATATTAGCCCGAAAACGAAATTTAAGAAACCTTTATGGCGTAAACCGGGCAGAGGTACAGAAGAAGTCTATGCCGGCCataacattttcaaatgaaGATTTTCATGCTCCAAACTTAGACCAGGATGACCCAATGGTCATTACGGCAATGATTGCTCGGTACCACGTGCGGAAAGTCTTTGTTGCTCAGGGAAGTTCGGcgaatatattatattgtaagaCTTTCTCACAGATGGAGATATTGGATGAGGCTGTGATGTCGTTCAACGAGCAAATTGTGGGGTTTGTTGGGGAGAGGGTAAATACGAGAGGTTATGTGGATTTGAGAACAAGTTTGGGAGTAGACAAGGACACAAAGGAGTTGAAAGTCAGATTTTTGCTAGTGGACGCCGATACATCTTACAATGTTATATTGGGACGTCCATGTTTGAATGTTTTCAGAGCTATTGTTTCCACTCCGCACTTAATGTTAAAGTACCCATCGGAAGATGGGAAAGTTCACGCTGTTCGGGCAAACCAAAAGATGGCACGAGAATGTTATGTGGCCggattaaaattgaaacaaacatcTCACAAGACTAGAGGGGGAAAGTCAGAGGTAGTTATGGTGGAGTTGGACATGACGGAACTTGATCCAAGAACAAATGCGGAGGATAGGGTGGAACCGATGGGGGAAGTCAGGCCTTTCATCCTTGGAGGGGATAAGCAGGTTACCATGCTCGGGAGTAGTTTAACCGATGAGCAGGCCCGAGTCATAGGTAGAATTTTGACtgaaaacaaatatttgtttGCCTGGACTGCAGCGGATATGCCAGGTATCCACCCGGATGTGATTTACCATAAACTATCACTATTTAAGAACGCCCGTCCGGTTTCACAGAAGAAGAGAAGGTTATGGGTGGAGAAAAGGAAGGCAGTGGATGAAGAGGTGGGTAAGTTGTTGGAGGCTGGATTTATCAGGGAAGTAAAGTACACTACGTGGTTGACAAATGTAGTGATGGTTAGGAAGTCGAACGACAAGTGGAGAATGTGTATAGATTTCACTGACTTGAATAAAGCATGCCCGAAGGACACATACCCTTTACCCAGTATTGATGCGCTGGTCGATGGAGTTTATGGGTTTGAGGTCCTTAGTCTCCTTGATGCTTATTTGGGGTATAATTAG
- the LOC106755869 gene encoding mannose/glucose-specific lectin-like: MAALYNTKPVFLLLIPLLMLHRSSDTSFNFPNFSGPYANTLLNFQGDAFASTGVIQLTEVLNNGTIVLHSAGRATYALPVRLWDAETGKTASFTTTFSFQILNAPTLDFGEGISFFIAPFRSDMPRDAVGGYLGLFSPHTALKNTSGNHIVAVEFDMQRDEWDPPIPHIGIDINSISSVTTEAWENKQLGVATVSATVAYDPVAQNLSAIVSNDGPSIGHVIDLTTVLPEWVSVGFSGATGQLIELHKILSWTFSSSFN; the protein is encoded by the coding sequence ATGGCTGCTTTGTACAACACAAAGCCCGTTTTCCTGCTCCTCATCCCTCTCCTAATGCTGCATCGCAGTTCAGACACATCTTTCAATTTCCCCAATTTTTCAGGGCCATACGCTAACACCCTTTTAAACTTCCAAGGCGATGCCTTTGCATCAACGGGTGTAATACAACTAACAGAAGTCCTGAATAACGGCACAATCGTGCTCCACAGTGCTGGCAGAGCCACCTATGCTCTACCCGTGCGTCTTTGGGATGCAGAAACTGGTAAGACGGCAAGCTTCACCACTACCTTCAGTTTTCAGATACTAAACGCTCCGACTTTAGATTTTGGCGAGGGGATCTCTTTCTTCATTGCACCGTTCCGCTCTGACATGCCCCGTGATGCAGTTGGTGGATACCTCGGACTTTTCAGTCCCCACACCGCTCTGAAAAACACCAGCGGAAACCATATAGTTGCCGTTGAATTTGACATGCAGCGAGATGAATGGGACCCTCCTATTCCCCACATAGGCATTGATATTAACTCCATTTCTTCTGTAACAACAGAGGCCTGGGAAAATAAACAGCTTGGGGTTGCAACAGTATCTGCTACCGTTGCCTATGATCCTGTGGCACAAAATTTAAGCGCGATTGTAAGTAACGACGGACCTAGTATTGGGCACGTGATTGATTTGACGACCGTTCTGCCTGAATGGGTCAGCGTTGGTTTCTCTGGTGCCACGGGACAGCTGATTGAGCTGCACAAGATTCTATCTTGGACTTTCAGCTCTAGCTTCAATTAG
- the LOC106755880 gene encoding agglutinin-2, whose amino-acid sequence MAKTRTPFRLLLISFCFVLLVNNVKSDSISFSFSKFEPGIQFDIGFLGDARAVDGAIRLTRRDGGSYGNPIIREHSVGRAVYIPPVRLWDKTTGKLADFETVFAFVVDSAGSQIHADGLSFFISPFDADPNVPKNSSGGYLGLFTPETAFNADKNQIVAIEFDSFGNEWDPEPVAIAPHIGVDINTLESVETIGWPINSVPEGSIGKASIRYDSKTKELSVAVGYNTQPPTIVELSKTVDLRVVLSEWVRIGFSGATGDSVETHDILSWTFASRI is encoded by the coding sequence ATGGCTAAAACACGAACTCCATTTCGCCTTCTCTTGATTTCCTTCTGTTTTGTGTTGCTTGTAAACAACGTGAAGTCAGATTCGATTTCATTCAGCTTCTCGAAATTCGAGCCAGGAATACAGTTCGACATTGGTTTCCTCGGTGATGCCCGTGCAGTAGACGGTGCAATACGATTGACTAGAAGAGACGGTGGATCATACGGCAATCCGATCATTCGCGAACACAGTGTTGGTCGTGCTGTTTACATTCCACCCGTCCGTCTCTGGGACAAAACCACAGGGAAACTTGCAGACTTCGAAACTGTGTTCGCCTTCGTCGTTGATTCCGCTGGGTCACAAATTCACGCTGATGGCCTCTCTTTCTTCATCTCACCATTCGATGCTGACCCGAACGTTCCCAAAAATTCATCCGGGGGATACCTCGGACTCTTCACTCCCGAAACTGCTTTCAACGCCGACAAGAATCAGATTGTGGCCATTGAGTTCGACAGCTTCGGAAATGAATGGGATCCCGAGCCTGTTGCCATTGCTCCGCATATTGGTGTGGACATCAACACTCTTGAGTCCGTGGAGACGATAGGTTGGCCTATTAATTCGGTTCCTGAAGGTTCGATTGGAAAGGCTAGCATTAGATACGATTCGAAGACGAAAGAGTTGAGTGTGGCCGTTGGTTACAATACTCAACCCCCCACTATTGTTGAGCTTTCGAAAACGGTTGATCTGAGAGTAGTTCTGTCGGAATGGGTGAGAATTGGGTTCTCTGGTGCCACCGGTGACAGCGTTGAGACCCATGACATTCTGTCTTGGACTTTTGCTTCACGTATCTAG